In Paludisphaera rhizosphaerae, a single window of DNA contains:
- a CDS encoding endonuclease domain-containing protein → MPLSPDPSNDPLTRARRLRRDMTQPERALWRELRDLRRLGLKFRRQVPFDPYVVDFYEPARRLAIELDGESHVGRFEYDDARQKWLESQGLHVLRLANDDVVKDVGAVVEAILAYRERMV, encoded by the coding sequence ATGCCGCTCAGCCCCGATCCTTCCAACGATCCCCTCACCCGCGCCCGGCGATTGCGCCGCGACATGACCCAGCCCGAGCGAGCCCTCTGGCGCGAGCTTCGAGACCTCCGCCGACTCGGCCTGAAGTTCCGCCGTCAGGTGCCGTTCGACCCGTACGTCGTCGACTTCTACGAGCCGGCCCGTCGCCTCGCGATCGAACTCGACGGCGAGAGCCACGTCGGCCGATTTGAATACGATGACGCTCGGCAAAAATGGCTGGAATCCCAGGGCCTCCACGTCCTACGGCTCGCGAACGACGACGTCGTGAAGGACGTCGGTGCGGTCGTCGAGGCGATCCTCGCGTATCGAGAGCGAATGGTATGA
- a CDS encoding mechanosensitive ion channel family protein, which translates to MNLKLIFNWKTKAIWSSLIACLVLVSPTPTWGVGRSQPAAPKSGGAAAPIPPPTPLGSESQPQPQPQPSPPAEANPQVPGESVAERITLLQKSIEKDEKRLAELKAERDDPKGEYAEAEATFTGVDASLKEAQEELGKLGDGDQAKRTELEAKIERLRKARELTKNRFDLAIEDRRTAIEQIANLTQKLERDRQALAKLEGTTAEGAAPAAAAQPAPAPALGGSPPAAAPASSPAAAPAAQPAPAPEAAATPALPGILGTTPAPATTESPAPAAAGDPKKPVDKELVEAREDVQVKAKASQEAEAEARSITDRLASLEKDLAFEQKMLETARKRRENATESRAALTAAFRERSLAGAPREELDSLLSKVHEVEERLKAAVKDVGDHTDRVNEIHSMRAELQAERIATLKKAETAREQVVKAEDAIRRLENPFSLHNIMLWLVDHGPRMLVVLAVMALAQVLSRFFAERVIRLLAHSGVRGSSVEHEARARTLVGVFHNAVSVAVIVGGGMMLLQEAGIPIAPLLGGAAVFGLAVAFGAQNLIRDYFYGFVILLENQYKLNDVVQIGDLSGQVEKITLRMTVLRDLEGRVHFLPNGQVTAVTNFTHGWSRALFELGVDYRENVDHVIAVVTALAQQMRNDPLYGPMILEDVTMLGVDALAEWSVVIKFYIKTRPLQQWSVKREMLRRIKNRFDELGIQIPLPQRTVFYHSDQAGQGPLSDQVQGQPRILQAVRS; encoded by the coding sequence TTGAATTTGAAATTGATCTTTAATTGGAAGACGAAAGCCATTTGGTCGTCGTTGATCGCCTGTCTCGTCCTGGTCTCGCCTACACCTACGTGGGGCGTGGGTCGTTCCCAGCCCGCCGCTCCGAAATCGGGCGGCGCCGCGGCTCCGATCCCGCCGCCGACGCCCTTGGGGTCTGAATCTCAGCCTCAACCTCAACCTCAGCCGTCCCCGCCGGCCGAGGCTAATCCGCAGGTCCCCGGCGAATCCGTCGCCGAGCGCATCACCCTCCTCCAGAAGTCGATCGAGAAGGACGAGAAGCGTCTCGCCGAGCTGAAGGCCGAGCGCGACGACCCCAAAGGGGAGTACGCCGAGGCCGAGGCCACGTTCACCGGGGTCGACGCTTCCCTGAAGGAAGCCCAGGAAGAACTCGGCAAGCTGGGCGACGGCGATCAGGCGAAGCGTACGGAACTCGAGGCCAAAATCGAGCGTCTGCGCAAGGCCCGCGAGCTGACCAAGAACCGCTTCGACCTGGCCATCGAGGACCGCCGGACGGCCATCGAGCAGATCGCCAACCTCACCCAGAAGCTCGAACGCGACCGCCAGGCGCTGGCGAAGCTTGAAGGGACGACCGCCGAAGGGGCGGCCCCCGCCGCTGCCGCTCAGCCGGCGCCCGCACCGGCTCTTGGGGGATCGCCGCCGGCCGCGGCGCCCGCCTCGTCCCCGGCGGCCGCTCCCGCCGCCCAACCGGCGCCCGCGCCGGAGGCCGCCGCGACGCCCGCCCTGCCGGGCATCCTGGGGACGACGCCCGCCCCCGCGACGACCGAGTCCCCCGCTCCGGCGGCGGCCGGCGACCCGAAGAAGCCCGTCGACAAGGAGCTTGTGGAGGCCCGGGAAGACGTCCAGGTGAAGGCCAAGGCCTCCCAGGAGGCCGAGGCCGAGGCTCGCTCGATCACCGACCGGCTGGCGAGCCTTGAGAAAGACCTTGCCTTCGAACAGAAGATGCTGGAGACGGCCCGCAAACGCCGCGAGAACGCCACCGAGAGCCGCGCCGCGCTGACCGCCGCCTTCCGCGAGCGCTCGCTGGCCGGCGCTCCTCGTGAGGAGCTGGACTCACTCCTCTCCAAGGTCCATGAGGTCGAGGAGCGGCTCAAGGCGGCCGTCAAGGACGTCGGCGACCACACCGATCGGGTCAACGAGATCCATTCGATGCGCGCCGAGCTTCAGGCTGAACGCATCGCCACACTGAAGAAGGCCGAGACCGCCCGCGAGCAGGTGGTGAAGGCGGAGGACGCCATCCGTCGCCTGGAGAATCCGTTCAGCCTGCACAACATCATGCTCTGGCTGGTCGACCACGGCCCCAGGATGCTCGTGGTGCTGGCCGTGATGGCTCTCGCTCAGGTGCTCTCGCGGTTCTTCGCCGAGCGGGTGATCCGGCTGCTGGCTCACAGCGGCGTCCGGGGCTCCAGCGTCGAGCACGAGGCCCGCGCCCGGACGCTGGTGGGCGTCTTTCACAATGCGGTCTCCGTGGCCGTCATCGTCGGCGGCGGGATGATGCTTTTGCAGGAGGCGGGCATCCCCATCGCCCCCTTGCTCGGCGGAGCCGCCGTCTTCGGTTTGGCCGTCGCCTTCGGCGCCCAGAACCTCATCCGAGACTACTTCTACGGCTTCGTGATCCTGCTGGAGAACCAGTACAAGCTCAACGACGTCGTCCAGATCGGCGACCTTTCCGGCCAGGTTGAGAAGATCACCCTGCGGATGACGGTCCTCCGCGACCTGGAGGGGCGGGTCCACTTCCTCCCCAACGGCCAGGTGACGGCCGTCACCAACTTCACCCACGGCTGGTCCCGCGCTCTTTTCGAGCTAGGCGTCGACTACCGGGAGAACGTCGACCACGTCATCGCGGTCGTCACGGCGCTCGCCCAGCAGATGCGGAACGATCCGCTGTACGGGCCCATGATCCTGGAGGACGTGACGATGCTCGGCGTCGACGCCCTCGCCGAATGGTCGGTCGTCATCAAGTTCTACATCAAGACCCGGCCGCTCCAGCAGTGGAGCGTCAAGCGCGAGATGCTCCGCCGGATCAAGAACCGGTTCGACGAGCTGGGCATCCAGATCCCCCTCCCCCAGCGAACCGTCTTCTACCACAGCGACCAGGCCGGCCAGGGGCCTCTGTCCGACCAGGTCCAGGGCCAACCTCGGATTCTCCAGGCCGTCCGCTCCTGA
- the carB gene encoding carbamoyl-phosphate synthase large subunit: MPKRTDINKILILGAGPIVIGQACEFDYSGTQACKALREEGYEVVLVNSNPATIMTDPEMADRTYIEPVLPEVVERIIAVEKPDAVLPTLGGQTGLNVGMALAESGVLARHGCFLIGASAEAIRKAEDRDLFKKAMDEIGLESARSGLAESLDDARRIRDEMVGLPCVLRPSFTLGGSGGGIAYNREEFDRMVNYALEISPTHSCLIEESLIGWKEFEMEVMRDSADNAVIVCSIENLDPMGVHTGDSITVAPAQTLTDKEYQRMRDASLAVLRKIGVDTGGSNVQFAINPRDGRMVVIEMNPRVSRSSALASKATGFPIAKIAAKLAVGYRLDEIRNDITRETPACFEPTIDYVVTKVPRWAFEKFPEANAVLTTQMKSVGEVMAIGRTFKESLQKALRGLEVGRFGIGCDKKDLWGTPSQPSEDDIIAKLATPNIDRLWYLRYALLSGMSVERVHELTNVDPWFLANIAELCEIEGRLRQVESLDEASDELIFEAKQAGFSDRQLANLWHSTENEVRRDRRRRGIDSVFKLVDTCAAEFEAVTPYYYSTYEREDEARVGDRPRVMILGGGPNRIGQGIEFDYCCCQAAFALKADGYEVVMVNSNPETVSTDYDTSDRLFFEPLTVEDVLDICERVQPTGVIVQFGGQTPLNLAKALEAAGVPIIGTSPDNIDVAEDRERFRQVIERLGLKQPPNASATQNEEARRIAQRIGYPVVVRPSFVLGGRAMEIVYDETSLDRYMTEAVEASPDRPILIDKFLEDAVEVDVDAVSDGERTIVGGVMQHIEEAGIHSGDSACVIPPYSLPAEIVDRLKAQTYALADALGVRGLMNIQFAVKDGEVYVLEVNPRASRTVPFVSKATGLNLAQAAARVMTGKTLAELGITEEPTPNYVSVKEAVFPFAKFPGVDIVLGPEMRSTGEVMGIAVDFPTAFAKAQLGASSRLPTEGNVFVSVAARDRKGIVPIARKLAEMGYKLMTTSGTGAALTAEGIELEVVRKIQEGRPNLLDHLANGAIALIINTPSGKGARTDEGRIRASAVSHGVPCITTLAGARAAVAAMERLQGEAFDVYALQDLLKKKA, encoded by the coding sequence GTGCCCAAGCGAACCGACATCAACAAGATCCTGATCCTCGGCGCGGGGCCGATCGTCATCGGCCAGGCCTGTGAGTTCGACTATTCGGGGACGCAGGCGTGCAAGGCCCTGCGCGAGGAGGGGTACGAGGTCGTTCTGGTCAACTCGAACCCGGCCACGATCATGACCGACCCCGAGATGGCCGACCGGACGTATATCGAGCCGGTCCTCCCCGAGGTCGTCGAGCGGATCATCGCCGTTGAGAAGCCCGACGCCGTGCTGCCGACCCTCGGCGGTCAGACCGGGCTGAACGTCGGCATGGCCCTGGCCGAATCTGGCGTGCTCGCCCGCCACGGCTGCTTCCTGATCGGCGCCTCCGCCGAGGCCATCCGCAAGGCCGAGGACCGCGACCTCTTCAAGAAGGCCATGGACGAGATCGGCCTGGAGAGCGCCCGTTCCGGCCTGGCCGAGAGCCTCGACGACGCCCGCCGGATCCGCGACGAGATGGTCGGCCTGCCTTGCGTCCTGCGGCCCAGCTTCACCCTGGGGGGCTCCGGCGGCGGCATCGCCTACAACCGCGAAGAGTTCGACCGCATGGTCAACTACGCGCTGGAGATCAGCCCGACGCACTCCTGCCTGATCGAGGAATCCCTCATCGGCTGGAAGGAGTTCGAGATGGAGGTCATGCGCGACTCGGCGGACAACGCCGTGATCGTCTGCTCCATTGAGAACCTGGACCCGATGGGCGTCCACACCGGCGACAGCATCACCGTCGCCCCGGCCCAGACGCTCACCGACAAGGAATACCAGCGGATGCGCGACGCCTCGCTGGCCGTCCTCCGCAAGATCGGCGTGGACACCGGCGGGTCGAACGTCCAGTTCGCCATCAACCCCCGCGACGGCCGGATGGTGGTCATTGAGATGAACCCCCGCGTCAGCCGCTCCAGCGCCCTGGCGAGCAAGGCAACGGGCTTCCCGATCGCCAAGATCGCCGCCAAGCTGGCCGTGGGATACCGGCTCGACGAGATCCGCAACGACATCACCCGCGAGACCCCCGCCTGCTTCGAGCCGACGATCGACTACGTCGTCACCAAGGTCCCGCGCTGGGCGTTCGAGAAGTTCCCCGAGGCCAACGCCGTCCTCACGACCCAGATGAAGTCGGTCGGCGAGGTCATGGCGATCGGCCGGACGTTCAAGGAGTCGCTCCAGAAGGCGCTCCGGGGTTTGGAAGTGGGCCGGTTCGGCATCGGCTGCGACAAGAAGGACCTGTGGGGGACGCCCTCCCAGCCCAGCGAGGACGACATCATCGCCAAGCTGGCCACCCCCAACATCGACCGCCTCTGGTACCTCCGCTACGCGCTCCTCTCCGGGATGAGCGTCGAACGGGTCCACGAATTGACGAACGTCGACCCGTGGTTCCTGGCGAACATCGCCGAGCTTTGCGAAATCGAGGGCCGGCTCCGACAGGTCGAGTCGCTCGATGAGGCGTCCGACGAGCTGATCTTCGAGGCCAAGCAGGCCGGCTTCTCCGACCGGCAGCTCGCCAACCTCTGGCACTCGACCGAGAACGAGGTCCGCCGCGACCGTCGCCGCCGGGGGATCGACTCGGTCTTCAAGCTGGTCGACACCTGCGCCGCGGAGTTTGAGGCCGTCACGCCTTACTACTACTCGACCTACGAGCGCGAGGACGAGGCCCGCGTCGGCGACCGGCCCCGGGTCATGATTCTGGGCGGCGGGCCGAACCGGATCGGGCAGGGGATCGAGTTCGACTACTGCTGCTGCCAGGCGGCGTTCGCCCTCAAGGCCGACGGCTACGAGGTGGTGATGGTCAACTCCAACCCGGAGACCGTCAGCACCGACTACGACACGTCCGACCGCCTCTTCTTCGAGCCGCTGACCGTCGAGGACGTGCTTGACATCTGCGAGCGCGTGCAGCCGACGGGGGTGATCGTCCAGTTCGGCGGCCAGACCCCGCTGAACCTGGCCAAGGCGCTGGAGGCCGCCGGCGTGCCGATCATCGGCACCAGCCCGGACAACATCGACGTGGCCGAGGACCGCGAGCGGTTCCGCCAGGTCATCGAGCGGCTGGGCCTGAAGCAGCCCCCCAACGCATCGGCCACGCAGAACGAGGAGGCGCGGCGGATCGCCCAGCGGATCGGCTACCCGGTGGTCGTCCGGCCGAGCTTCGTGCTGGGCGGGCGGGCGATGGAGATCGTCTACGACGAGACCAGCCTCGACCGCTACATGACCGAGGCCGTGGAGGCCAGCCCGGACCGGCCGATCCTCATCGACAAGTTCCTGGAGGACGCCGTCGAGGTGGACGTCGACGCGGTCTCCGACGGCGAGCGGACGATCGTCGGCGGCGTGATGCAGCACATCGAGGAGGCCGGGATCCACTCCGGCGACAGCGCCTGCGTCATCCCGCCTTATTCGCTGCCGGCCGAGATCGTCGACCGCCTGAAGGCCCAGACCTACGCCCTGGCCGACGCCCTGGGCGTGCGCGGGCTGATGAACATCCAGTTCGCCGTGAAGGACGGCGAGGTCTACGTTCTGGAGGTCAACCCGCGGGCCTCGCGGACGGTGCCGTTCGTCTCCAAGGCGACCGGTCTGAACCTGGCGCAGGCGGCGGCCCGCGTGATGACCGGCAAGACGCTGGCCGAGCTGGGGATCACCGAGGAGCCGACGCCGAACTACGTCTCGGTGAAGGAGGCGGTCTTCCCGTTCGCCAAGTTCCCGGGCGTGGACATCGTGCTGGGCCCGGAGATGCGCTCCACGGGCGAGGTGATGGGAATCGCCGTCGACTTCCCCACGGCCTTCGCCAAGGCGCAGCTTGGCGCCAGCAGCCGGCTGCCGACCGAGGGTAACGTCTTCGTCAGCGTCGCCGCGAGGGACCGCAAGGGGATCGTCCCCATCGCGCGGAAGCTCGCCGAGATGGGCTACAAGCTGATGACCACCAGCGGCACCGGCGCCGCGCTGACGGCCGAGGGGATCGAGTTGGAGGTCGTCCGCAAGATCCAGGAAGGCCGGCCGAACCTGCTGGACCACCTGGCCAACGGCGCCATCGCCCTGATCATCAACACCCCCAGCGGCAAGGGCGCCCGCACCGACGAAGGCCGCATCCGCGCCAGCGCCGTCAGCCACGGCGTCCCCTGCATCACCACCCTCGCCGGCGCCAGGGCCGCCGTCGCCGCCATGGAACGCCTGCAAGGCGAAGCGTTTGACGTCTACGCGTTGCAGGACCTGCTGAAGAAGAAGGCCTGA
- a CDS encoding SDR family oxidoreductase, translated as MSTRDRSVVVAGAQGVIGRAAAEHFARQAGTTVYGLSRRPVDLPGVRPISVDLLDPADVRDKLGSLSDATHLVFGAYVEKPTAAEKSAVNSALLNNLLDVLEPTAPGLRHVTLYQGGKAYGADLGPFKTPAREDDPRLMPPNFYYDQEDILRRRSEGKAWSWTALRPEAVCGFAVGNPMNLAMVIAVYATLSRELGLPLRFPGPLGAYRALYQVSSADILASAADWAGTTPQARGEIYNITNGDYFRWENLWPRIARMFDMDVAPPVPFKLAEYMADKNPLWDDTVKKYGLEPIPYEQVASWAFGDFIFHSEFDNITSTIKARRHGFHDCIDTEDMFGEFFDKLRAARVIPPLARPRS; from the coding sequence ATGTCAACACGCGATCGCAGCGTCGTGGTCGCCGGGGCGCAGGGGGTGATCGGCCGGGCCGCGGCGGAGCACTTCGCGAGGCAGGCGGGGACGACGGTCTACGGGCTCTCGCGACGGCCGGTGGACCTGCCCGGCGTCCGGCCGATCTCGGTCGACCTGCTCGATCCAGCGGACGTCCGCGACAAGCTCGGCAGCCTCTCGGACGCCACCCACCTGGTCTTCGGCGCGTACGTGGAGAAGCCGACCGCCGCCGAGAAGAGCGCGGTGAACTCCGCCCTGCTGAACAACCTGCTGGACGTGCTGGAGCCGACAGCTCCCGGCCTCCGCCACGTCACGCTGTATCAGGGGGGTAAGGCGTACGGGGCCGACCTCGGCCCGTTCAAAACGCCGGCCCGCGAGGACGACCCTCGGCTGATGCCGCCCAATTTCTACTACGACCAGGAAGACATCCTCCGGCGTCGGAGCGAGGGGAAGGCGTGGTCCTGGACGGCCCTCCGCCCGGAGGCCGTCTGCGGCTTCGCCGTGGGGAACCCGATGAACCTGGCGATGGTGATCGCCGTCTACGCCACACTGTCCAGGGAGTTGGGGCTGCCGCTGCGGTTCCCCGGCCCGTTGGGGGCGTATCGAGCCCTCTACCAGGTCAGCTCGGCCGACATCCTGGCGAGCGCAGCCGATTGGGCCGGGACGACCCCGCAGGCCCGCGGCGAGATCTACAACATCACCAACGGCGATTATTTCCGCTGGGAAAACCTCTGGCCGCGGATCGCCCGGATGTTCGACATGGACGTCGCCCCGCCGGTCCCCTTCAAGCTGGCCGAATACATGGCCGACAAGAACCCGCTCTGGGATGACACCGTCAAGAAGTACGGCCTGGAGCCGATCCCCTATGAACAGGTCGCGTCGTGGGCCTTCGGCGACTTCATCTTCCACTCCGAGTTCGACAACATCACCAGCACGATCAAGGCCCGCCGCCACGGCTTCCACGACTGCATCGACACCGAGGATATGTTCGGCGAGTTCTTCGACAAACTCCGCGCGGCGCGGGTGATCCCGCCGCTCGCGCGGCCCCGATCCTGA
- a CDS encoding GntR family transcriptional regulator, whose product MGYERSCLSDHIRRELARRILDGTLQPGERLVELKIAAEFESSQTPVREALRELESLRLVESSPYKGTRVRDVGERETAEAYAVRGALERLAAESAAPRVTGCDLKELRESVREMVAAARKDDREGYARHDLAFHRAIVRAANNGTLMQVWESLAFETRTRITVARRNLDWPAIAAWHDQVVDALEKGDGATAGRLLEEHARSFIEAPVEVEPAKPTVEKKPRPNPKKA is encoded by the coding sequence ATGGGCTACGAACGAAGCTGCCTGAGCGACCACATCCGGCGCGAGCTGGCGAGGCGGATCCTGGACGGGACGCTGCAGCCGGGGGAGCGGTTGGTGGAGTTGAAGATCGCGGCGGAGTTCGAATCGAGCCAGACGCCGGTGCGCGAGGCGCTCCGGGAGTTGGAGTCGCTGAGGCTCGTGGAGTCGTCGCCCTACAAGGGGACGCGAGTCCGCGACGTCGGCGAGCGCGAGACGGCCGAGGCTTACGCCGTGCGCGGGGCCCTGGAACGGCTGGCCGCCGAGTCCGCCGCGCCCAGGGTCACGGGCTGCGATCTGAAGGAGTTGCGGGAGTCGGTTCGCGAGATGGTCGCCGCGGCTCGCAAAGACGACCGCGAGGGCTACGCCCGCCACGACCTGGCCTTCCACCGGGCGATCGTCCGGGCGGCGAACAACGGGACGCTCATGCAGGTCTGGGAGTCGCTGGCCTTCGAGACCCGCACGCGGATCACGGTCGCCCGCCGCAACCTCGACTGGCCGGCGATCGCCGCATGGCACGACCAGGTCGTCGACGCTCTGGAAAAGGGTGACGGCGCGACCGCCGGCCGGCTCCTGGAAGAGCACGCGCGGTCGTTCATCGAGGCCCCCGTCGAAGTCGAGCCCGCGAAGCCGACAGTCGAGAAGAAGCCGAGGCCCAACCCGAAGAAGGCGTGA
- a CDS encoding aldo/keto reductase, translating into MEYRRLGASGFRVPALTFGTGTFGGNTEMFKAWGETDVAEARRLIDVCLDAGLNMFDSADVYSKGAAEEILGQAIEGKRDQVLISTKATFRRGTGPNDVGSSRFHLIDTIHKALKRLKTDYIDLFQLHAYDAETPHEEVLSTLDQLVREGKIRYVGCSNFSGWHLMKALATSDKYGWPRYIAHQAYYSLIGRDYEHELMPLGLEEGVGAVVWSPLGWGRLTGKIRRGQPRPAVSRLNTKAAVDAGPQVEDEYLYKVVDALDEVAAETGKSVPQVALNWLLQRPSVATVVIGARNEEQLKQNLGAVGWNLTAEQVAKLDAASAQPLPYPYWHQKAAFTERNPFPVSV; encoded by the coding sequence ATGGAATATCGACGTCTCGGCGCGTCCGGCTTCCGGGTCCCGGCCCTGACCTTCGGCACGGGGACCTTCGGCGGCAACACGGAGATGTTCAAGGCCTGGGGCGAGACCGACGTCGCCGAGGCCAGGCGGCTGATCGACGTCTGCCTCGACGCCGGCCTCAACATGTTCGACTCGGCCGACGTTTACTCGAAGGGCGCGGCGGAGGAGATCCTCGGCCAGGCGATCGAGGGCAAGCGCGACCAGGTCTTGATCTCCACCAAGGCGACGTTCCGCCGCGGGACCGGCCCCAACGACGTCGGCTCGTCGCGGTTCCACCTGATCGACACGATCCACAAGGCGCTCAAGCGGCTGAAGACCGATTACATCGACCTCTTCCAGCTCCACGCCTACGACGCCGAGACCCCGCACGAGGAGGTCCTCAGCACGCTCGACCAGCTCGTCCGCGAGGGAAAGATCCGCTACGTCGGCTGCTCCAACTTCTCGGGCTGGCACCTGATGAAGGCGCTCGCCACGTCCGACAAGTACGGCTGGCCGCGGTACATCGCCCACCAGGCGTATTACTCGCTGATCGGCCGCGACTATGAGCATGAGCTGATGCCGCTCGGCCTGGAAGAAGGCGTCGGCGCGGTGGTCTGGAGCCCGCTGGGCTGGGGGCGTCTCACGGGCAAGATCCGCCGCGGCCAACCCAGGCCCGCCGTCAGCCGACTGAACACCAAGGCGGCCGTCGACGCCGGCCCGCAGGTCGAGGACGAGTACCTCTACAAGGTCGTCGACGCCCTCGACGAGGTCGCCGCCGAGACCGGGAAGTCCGTCCCGCAGGTCGCCCTCAACTGGCTCCTCCAGCGCCCGAGCGTCGCCACCGTCGTCATCGGCGCCCGCAACGAGGAGCAGCTCAAGCAGAACCTCGGCGCCGTCGGCTGGAACCTCACCGCCGAGCAGGTCGCCAAGCTCGACGCCGCCAGCGCCCAGCCGTTGCCGTACCCGTACTGGCACCAGAAGGCCGCCTTCACCGAGCGGAACCCGTTCCCGGTGTCGGTCTGA
- a CDS encoding glycerophosphodiester phosphodiesterase family protein, which produces MSDATTPAVNMDAHESPISLILRRIWRRLGPLTTYSVAFSLIEAAVLAPTAAGVLRLALQSWGRCSVGNFEIVAFFLSPVGLAGLALLTALQLTTFHLRTAGVMGVLAGDGPGVWHAFDAAKRLPAVLKVDLLQAVLYLILGIPFAATGALAYRWLWGPHDLNRLVVDRPREFWEGVIVVGAIALVYAGLAVWLYLRWLFAVQAVMFEEARLPWTALRASAARTSGRLRRLAVIVLGGGAATIGGWFALSAGLSVLNGYILDHVGHGPRTAVAATTGLLAFDGLALAAFSATASAILAALGMAEYRRAGGAIRETVVSEPKARWWTTAAFALSAAALVPAALTADALMDDIPVVERVEITAHRAGAFHGPENSVAALRVAAQAGAEWAEIDVQQTRDGHLVIAHDDDLIRIAGSPLRITDSTLEQLRAVDIGTPFDPKFAGERIATLEEFLEASHNLPIRLNIELKAKNDAEAVALVEPVVEAVRKAQEVKRVHICGQSVPALAKMRKVAPDIDVGFISGAVIGDPTRLDVEFLMMEARLATRTFVDRARRRGKAVHAWTVNSADRVPSLVDDGVLNIITDDVLAIRARLDEIAQLDPLERIILRVRHALARR; this is translated from the coding sequence ATGAGCGATGCGACGACGCCCGCCGTGAACATGGACGCACATGAGAGCCCGATCTCGCTCATCCTCCGGCGGATCTGGCGGCGGCTGGGGCCGTTGACGACGTATTCGGTGGCGTTCTCGCTGATCGAGGCGGCGGTGCTGGCGCCGACGGCGGCGGGGGTGTTGCGGCTGGCGTTGCAGTCGTGGGGGCGGTGCTCGGTCGGCAACTTCGAGATCGTCGCGTTCTTCCTGTCGCCGGTGGGGCTGGCGGGGCTGGCGCTCCTGACGGCCTTGCAGCTCACGACGTTCCACCTGCGGACGGCCGGCGTGATGGGGGTGCTCGCGGGCGACGGCCCCGGCGTCTGGCACGCGTTCGACGCCGCCAAGCGACTGCCGGCCGTGCTCAAGGTCGACCTCCTTCAAGCCGTGCTGTACCTGATCCTGGGGATCCCTTTCGCGGCGACGGGGGCCCTGGCCTACAGGTGGCTCTGGGGTCCGCACGACCTCAACCGGCTCGTGGTCGATCGCCCCCGCGAATTCTGGGAGGGAGTGATCGTCGTCGGCGCGATCGCGCTGGTGTATGCGGGGCTCGCCGTCTGGCTCTACCTGCGATGGCTGTTCGCCGTGCAGGCCGTGATGTTCGAGGAGGCCCGGCTCCCCTGGACGGCGCTCCGGGCCAGCGCGGCGAGGACCTCGGGAAGGCTGCGCCGGCTGGCCGTGATCGTGCTCGGCGGGGGCGCGGCGACGATCGGCGGCTGGTTCGCGCTCTCGGCCGGGCTGAGCGTGCTCAACGGTTACATCCTCGACCACGTCGGCCACGGGCCGAGGACGGCGGTGGCGGCGACGACCGGGCTGCTGGCGTTCGACGGTCTGGCGCTCGCCGCATTCTCGGCGACGGCCTCCGCGATCCTGGCGGCGCTCGGCATGGCGGAATACCGCCGGGCCGGCGGGGCGATCCGCGAGACGGTCGTCTCCGAACCGAAGGCCCGATGGTGGACCACGGCCGCGTTCGCCCTCTCCGCCGCCGCGCTCGTCCCCGCCGCCCTCACGGCCGACGCCCTCATGGACGATATCCCCGTCGTCGAGCGCGTCGAGATCACCGCCCACCGCGCGGGCGCCTTCCACGGCCCGGAGAACTCCGTCGCCGCCCTGCGAGTCGCCGCCCAGGCCGGCGCGGAGTGGGCCGAGATCGACGTCCAGCAGACCAGGGACGGCCACCTCGTCATCGCCCACGACGACGACCTGATCCGCATCGCCGGCTCGCCGCTGAGGATCACCGATTCGACCCTCGAACAGCTCCGAGCGGTCGACATCGGCACCCCCTTCGATCCCAAGTTCGCCGGCGAGCGGATCGCCACGTTGGAGGAGTTCCTGGAGGCGTCCCACAACCTGCCGATTCGCCTGAACATCGAGCTGAAGGCCAAGAACGACGCCGAGGCCGTCGCGCTGGTGGAGCCGGTCGTCGAGGCCGTCCGCAAGGCCCAGGAAGTCAAGCGCGTGCACATCTGCGGCCAGTCCGTCCCCGCGCTGGCGAAGATGCGGAAGGTCGCCCCCGACATCGACGTCGGCTTCATCTCCGGCGCCGTGATCGGCGACCCCACGCGGCTGGACGTGGAGTTCCTGATGATGGAGGCCCGCCTGGCCACTCGCACGTTCGTCGACCGCGCCCGACGCCGAGGCAAGGCCGTCCACGCCTGGACCGTCAACAGCGCCGACCGCGTCCCGTCCCTCGTCGACGACGGCGTCCTCAACATCATCACCGACGACGTCCTCGCCATCCGCGCCCGCCTCGACGAGATCGCCCAGCTCGACCCGCTCGAACGGATCATCCTCCGCGTGAGGCACGCCCTGGCGCGGCGTTAG